The Peromyscus maniculatus bairdii isolate BWxNUB_F1_BW_parent chromosome 14, HU_Pman_BW_mat_3.1, whole genome shotgun sequence genomic interval GTCGTTGGCCTTATGACGAGGAGTGCCTGTGGGTTATCCTAATCGTTGTCTTGGTCACTCTTGGTTGGGCCTGGTTGACTTTGCCAGTCAGCTCCTACAGTGATCAGTTGGCCACCTCTAGATCTGTGTTTGCCGGTCTAGACGTAATCGGTGCACTTACTTGAAGTGCCGGGTTGCAGCGATCCCAGAACGTTGATAACGTGATCTGATCCCTAAGTTGAGAGCTGTCTTCCTGTAACGCTTCCGAATAAGAGGTCCTGGTCGAAAGAGTTGAAAGATACGCAATTAGTTGGTCGTTGGAATCCTGATCGCAGTAAAGTGGTCCTTGGTAACTGCACAAGAGTAAAACATGTCTGCATCGCCAGTAGTCTGCTAATAGGGAGGGCTGTGCGATTAAAGGCTTCCATCGATTGGGTAGTATCCTTCAAGTGGGTGGCGAAGAGCCAGTCGGGCCTATGTCATGAAGGTTTCTCCGACCGCTTAATGGTTTGCTGCTTGACTAGCCTAGGGAAATGTTAATAAAGGtaaagtaaatttttttaatgacatatGGGGCACAAAATAACTGGTGTcttgtaaatgtttttttttttttcccatatatataaaactacTTTAGTCTTTAAAACATGTACTGttcctttttgggtttttttgtttgtttgttttgttttgttttgtttttttttgttttccccccTTTTGTATTGAGCTCAGTTAAACTAATACTATAATGTTAAGAATGGGAATTTTCCTCTAGCATTTTGCTTAAAAGCAATATGCTATTTGCTTATTTCGTGCCCTGGCATAATTTTTGAACTCTGATAGAATACAAGTGTGGTGTACACCATGTTTGTACTTTATCTAACAACTTCTCTTCCAGTAGTCTTGTTTTTATACCATGTGGTTGTTTGTCTGTCACTTTGCCCTTTCTCTCCTTAACATAATTGTCTTGTGTTAAGGATCTCAAAGATTTCATGAGACAAGCTGGGGAAGTAACCTTTGCGGATGCACATCGGCCTAAACTAAATGAAGGGTGAGTATGCACTGGAGTTGAGCCTTTTGCTTACTTTGGCAATTTCATTGTGACATTGCTAAGATCCAAAATACGCATGTACATGCTTGATTGTGGTAGTTTTGCATTTGGCAGTTTTGGGGGACAGGTTTTTTCACAAGGGATTTGATTGTTGATACTGCCATTTAGTAGGGACTTGGCATACTGCTACACATTTGACAATACATGGGGAGACACGCCAGACAGAAACAGTTGTCTGCCTCAGAACCGTGCTGTGCTGTGTATATCATCAGCAATAATGGGCAAGCAGGGAATGGACTCAGTGGTTGTCTTGATCTGTGTAGACAGTCTACAAGGCTGTTGGATACATAggctttaaaggaatttttttctctcccattttAGGGTAGTTGAGTTTGCCTCTTATGGTGACTTAAAGAATGCTATTGAAAAGCTTTCTGGAAAGGAAATTAACGggagaaaaatcaaattaattgAAGGAAGCAAAAGGCACAGGtattctttattaatatttttaaaccaaaAGTTTTACTTAATATTTAGAGCTTTGTCATACAGGTTGattgtcttttcttctctctttcctccccattttTCTTAGCAGGTCAAGAAGCAGGTCACGATCTCGGACCAGGAGTTCCTCTAGGTCCCGGAGCCGATCTCGTTCCCGTAGGAGCAAGTCTTACAGCCGCTCAAGGAGcaggagccggagccggagcaaGTCTCGTTCTGGTAGTAGATCTCCTGTGCCTGAGAAGAGCCAGAAACGTGGTTCTTCAAGTAGATCTAAGTCTCCAGCATCTGTGGATCGCCAGAGGTCCCGATCTCGGTCCAGGTCCAGATCAGTTGACAGTGGCAATTAAACTGTAAATAACTTGCCCtgggggcctttttttttttaaaaaaaaaacaaaacaaattcccaAACCATACTTGCTAAAAATTCTGGTAAGTATGTGCTTttctgtgggggtgggtttggaGGGGGTTGGGCTGGATTTCTTTGTAGATGTGGACCACCAAGGGGATGTTGAAAACTAATTGTATTAAATGTCTTTTGATAAGCCTTCTGCTCACACTTTTGTGACTGTCTGAAGTATATAGTTTGTGTATATTGACAGAGCTCTTTTATAACTaaagcatttaattttttgtACTAGAAAACCTTTTGAACATTTTAGTTCATTGTTCAGATACGTTAACTTGATTAGTTTAATTACTCAATTAAACTAATAGCTTTGGACACTTTAAAAGAGCTCTAATTTGCTTGTATATAAAGGCTTAATATGAGTTTTCCTTGTTAGGGTCAGGGTGTCTTCTCACCCATTATTAGCAGCTGTAGACAGACGTTAAAGCAGCTGTTTGTTATtgataataaaatatatcaaGTATTATACAACTGCTTTTGGTCTTTTTCTCTCAAGAAGTCCTGTATGGTTTATTATTCTATTCCATATCCTAAGTTAAAACTACACATGTAAAACCCTGAAGTAGCGTGGTATGGGCTTGCGAGTTTATTTTGCTGTTTGAAGCTAGTGAAAGGGGCTAAGTTGAAAACTGACAACTAAGTTGAATGGCAGTTAACCTTATTTCTGTTCCTCCATGCTTTCCAATTGCCACCTGACTTGTATTGCCATCAGGTTACTTACCCTAAGAGCAGAATGGGCAGTGCTTTGATAAACACTAAGATCCAGTGCAGATGTTGTCTTGGCTTCTTGACAGATGTAACACAGTTGGAATTGTCATAATTTCTCAGTGATTGAGCTTTAAGGGATTTTCATGTGCTGGGCTCAGTTCTGAGAGACAAAACTATATGCATGTATTAGATTTTCGAGACAGGTtactctatgtagccctgactgtcctggaactcgctttttgtagatcaggctagcctctgtTTCCAATTACTGGAATTAGCTACCCATTCTCTAGCCCAGTTTTAATAGGTAGTCATTTAGGTCTATCTCTGTGAGAAGGAGAGCTGCCCTGTAAGTGAGTTTTCTTCTTGATGAAAGCCTAGTTGCCAGGTGTGCTAGGTTGGTAAGTATTGGATAGCAGAACCTGAGTGCTTGATGTTGAGTGAATCCTCAACTGCATTACCACCTAGGAAATTTAGGGGCTTTTCAAAGGACAAGTTAAGGGGTCAGTTGTTAGGATCCAGCATTTCTAGTACTATTAATACCTCAGGACTAGACGAGCATACTCATTCCTGCCATATGGAATAGAAGTAGGAAAAAGGAGCTTGTTGCTTGCACAAAGTTTGGGAGTGAGGGCAGGCATTTGGGACTAGGTTTGGGAAAAGATAAGCCTTGTTAGGAAGGCTGGTTACTTGCTAGGTCCAGTCAGAGAATGAGACAGATGATCCTTACAACAGGCTAGATCTAGGACTAGTGGTGTGCTTGTTTACTTAGGGAGCTGTTGCCATAACACTGACAGAATCTAGCCTTCTCTTTCCTAAGACCTGCATCAGGGTGAAGTGAATGCTAAGACCTGAGATTTGAGAAGTTAGGCAGTGAGATTGAGACAAGGCTTCACTGTGTCTGGGCCTGGTTGGTTTGGGGCTTGCTATGTGCTGGCCTAACT includes:
- the Srsf5 gene encoding serine/arginine-rich splicing factor 5 isoform X1, which produces MSGCRVFIGRLNPAAREKDVERFFKGYGRIRDIDLKRGFGFVEFEDPRDADDAVYELDGKELCSERVTIEHARARSRGGRGRGRYSDRFSSRRPRNDRRNAPPVRTENRLIVENLSSRVSWQDLKDFMRQAGEVTFADAHRPKLNEGVVEFASYGDLKNAIEKLSGKEINGRKIKLIEGSKRHSRSRSRSRSRTRSSSRSRSRSRSRRSKSYSRSRSRSRSRSKSRSGSRSPVPEKSQKRGSSSRSKSPASVDRQRSRSRSRSRSVDSGN
- the Srsf5 gene encoding serine/arginine-rich splicing factor 5 isoform X2 produces the protein MSGCRVFIGRLNPAAREKDVERFFKGYGRIRDIDLKRGFGFVEFEDPRDADDAVYELDGKELCSERVTIEHARARSRGGRGRGRYSDRFSSRRPRNDRRNAPPVRTENRLIVENLSSRVSWQDLKDFMRQAGEVTFADAHRPKLNEGVVEFASYGDLKNAIEKLSGKEINGRKIKLIEGSKRHRSRSRSRSRTRSSSRSRSRSRSRRSKSYSRSRSRSRSRSKSRSGSRSPVPEKSQKRGSSSRSKSPASVDRQRSRSRSRSRSVDSGN